GACTTTATGTCGCAAGTACAATCGCACCTCGTTTCGCACCAGTACGAATCCCTGATGAAGAAAGCCAACCTGAAGGGCTACGGCAGCGGCATGCTGCGCTGAAGTCCATAAGGTTCGAGGAGTTGGTGATGAAAGTTCGTGCATCGGTGAAAAAGCTGTGCCGCAACTGCAAGATTATCCGTCGCGAAGGTGTTGTTCGCGTCATTTGCAGCGCGGAACCGCGTCACAAGCAGCGCCAAGGCTGAGTGTGAGTGAAGTGACAAGCCCGGCAGCTAGTGCGCTGCCGGGTTGATTATTTGTTTTTACAGCGTTAATATCTTGCGCCCTATTTCTTGGCTTCCGGGGCGTAGGTAGCTGTCAATTGGAGTTCCACTGAATGGCCCGTATTGCAGGCGTTAACATTCCGGATAACAAGCACACTGTTATCTCGTTGACCTACATCTATGGTGTTGGTCGCACAACTGCACAGAAAGTCTGTGCTGCCGCCGGCGTTAATCCGGCTGCAAAGATCAAAGATCTCTCTGACGAGCAGATCGAGCAGCTGCGTGGCGAAGTAGCCAAGGTGAATACCGAAGGCGACCTGCGTCGTGAAGTGAACATGAAAATCAAGCGCTTGATGGACCTGGGTTGCTACCGCGGCCTGCGTCATCGTCGTGGTCTGCCGGTTCGCGGTCAGCGTACCAAGACCAACGCGCGTACCCGTAAGGGCCCGCGTAAGCCGATCCGCAAGTAATCGCATTCGCGCATCGACAGGAATCTAGTCATGGCAAAACCTGCTGCTCGTACTCGTAAGAAAGTCAAAAAGACGGTGGTTGATGGCATCGCCCACATCCACGCCTCTTTCAACAACACAATCGTGACCATTACTGACCGTCAGGGCAATGCTCTGTCCTGGGCTACCTCTGGTGGTTCGGGTTTCCGCGGCTCGCGTAAAAGCACCCCGTTCGCCGCCCAGGTGGCTGCAGAACGTGCTGGTCAAGCTGCGCTGGAATATGGTCTGAAGAACCTCGACGTTAACGTCAAGGGTCCAGGTCCAGGTCGTGAGTCTGCTGTCCGTGCATTGAACGGCTGTGGCTATAAGATCGCCAGCATCACCGATGTGACGCCAATCCCGCATAACGGGTGCCGTCCTTCGAAGAAGCGTCGCGTGTAATCAGGAGACAGTGAGAAATGGCTCGTTACATTGGTCCCAAATGCAAACTGTCTCGTCGTGAAGGCACAGATCTTTTCCTGAAAAGCGGTGTACGCGCTCTGGAATCGAAGTGCAACATCGAAGCGGCCCCAGGTATTCACGGTCAGCGCCGTGGCCGTCAGTCTGACTACGGCACCCAGCTGCGTGAGAAGCAAAAAGTTCGTCGTATCTACGGTGTGCTTGAGCGTCAATTCAGCGGTTATTACAAAGAAGCTGCCGGCAAGAAAGGCGCTACTGGTGAGAACCTGCTGCAACTGCTCGAATGCCGTCTGGATAACGTGGTTTACCGCATGGGCTACGGCGCTACTCGCGCTGAATCCCGTCAGCTGGTATCGCACAAGTCGATCAGCGTAAACGGTAAAACTGTAAACGTACCGTCCTACCAGGTTAAAGCTGGTGACGTTGTTGCAGTCCGCGAGAAATCGAAGAATCAGCTGCGCATTGTTCAAGCTCTTGAGCTGTGTGCCCAGCGTGGCCGCGTTGAATGGGTAGAAGTAGACACTGAGAAGAAGTCTGGCGTGTTCAAAAACGTCCCGGCGCGCAGTGATCTCTCCGCTGACATCAACGAAAGCCTGATTGTCGAGCTCTACTCCAAGTAAGGGCTAGAAAATAGGTGCATCCATGCAGATTTCGGTAAATGAGTTCCTGACCCCCCGTCACATTGATGTGCAGGTGGTCAGTTCGACCCGCGCCAAGATCACTCTCGAGCCTCTCGAGCGTGGTTTTGGCCATACGCTGGGCAACGCGCTGCGTCGCATCCTGTTGTCCTCCATGCCTGGCTGTGCAGTAGTCGAGGCCGAGATTGACGGTGTACTCCATGAGTACAGCGCCATCGAAGGTGTTCAGGAAGACGTCATTGAAATCCTGCTCAACCTGAAAGGTCTGGCTGTCAAACTGCACGGTCGTGACGAAGTGACGTTGACTCTGGCGAAGAAGGGCTCGGGCGTAGTTACCGCTGCCGATATTCAGCTGGATCACGATGTCGAAATCGTCAACGGCGACCACGTAATCGCCAACCTGGCTTCCACTGGCGCGCTGAACATGAAGCTCACCATAGCTCGTGGTCGCGGCTATGAGCCGGCTGATGCTCGTCAGAGCGATGAAGATGAAAGCCGCAGCATTGGTCGCTTGCAGCTAGATGCTTCGTTCAGCCCGGTACGCCGTGTGTCGTACGTGGTGGAAAACGCTCGTGTTGAGCAGCGTACTAACCTGGACAAACTGGTTATTGACCTGGAGACCAACGGTACTCTGGACCCTGAAGAGGCTATCCGCCGCGCTGCAACCATTCTGCAACAGCAGTTGGCTGCGTTCGTCGACCTCAAAGGTGACAGTGAGCCTGTTGTTATCGAGCAGGAAGATGAGATCGATCCGATCCTCCTCCGTCCGGTTGATGACCTGGAACTGACTGTACGTTCGGCTAACTGCCTCAAAGCAGAGAACATTTACTACATCGGCGATCTGATTCAGCGCACCGAAGTAGAACTGTTGAAAACGCCGAACCTGGGCAAG
This DNA window, taken from Pseudomonas sp. SG20056, encodes the following:
- a CDS encoding DNA-directed RNA polymerase subunit alpha; protein product: MQISVNEFLTPRHIDVQVVSSTRAKITLEPLERGFGHTLGNALRRILLSSMPGCAVVEAEIDGVLHEYSAIEGVQEDVIEILLNLKGLAVKLHGRDEVTLTLAKKGSGVVTAADIQLDHDVEIVNGDHVIANLASTGALNMKLTIARGRGYEPADARQSDEDESRSIGRLQLDASFSPVRRVSYVVENARVEQRTNLDKLVIDLETNGTLDPEEAIRRAATILQQQLAAFVDLKGDSEPVVIEQEDEIDPILLRPVDDLELTVRSANCLKAENIYYIGDLIQRTEVELLKTPNLGKKSLTEIKDVLASRGLSLGMRLDNWPPASLKKDDKATA
- the rpmJ gene encoding 50S ribosomal protein L36 translates to MKVRASVKKLCRNCKIIRREGVVRVICSAEPRHKQRQG
- the rpsK gene encoding 30S ribosomal protein S11; the encoded protein is MAKPAARTRKKVKKTVVDGIAHIHASFNNTIVTITDRQGNALSWATSGGSGFRGSRKSTPFAAQVAAERAGQAALEYGLKNLDVNVKGPGPGRESAVRALNGCGYKIASITDVTPIPHNGCRPSKKRRV
- the rpsM gene encoding 30S ribosomal protein S13; translation: MARIAGVNIPDNKHTVISLTYIYGVGRTTAQKVCAAAGVNPAAKIKDLSDEQIEQLRGEVAKVNTEGDLRREVNMKIKRLMDLGCYRGLRHRRGLPVRGQRTKTNARTRKGPRKPIRK
- the rpsD gene encoding 30S ribosomal protein S4, translated to MARYIGPKCKLSRREGTDLFLKSGVRALESKCNIEAAPGIHGQRRGRQSDYGTQLREKQKVRRIYGVLERQFSGYYKEAAGKKGATGENLLQLLECRLDNVVYRMGYGATRAESRQLVSHKSISVNGKTVNVPSYQVKAGDVVAVREKSKNQLRIVQALELCAQRGRVEWVEVDTEKKSGVFKNVPARSDLSADINESLIVELYSK